The Luteibacter flocculans genomic interval ATGCATGCCACGCTCGTTCGACATGCTGGTGTACACCGTGCCCTTGAAGCCCTGCACCACGGCGTTCGCATCGAAATCGTAGCTGGCGACGATATCCGGCGCACGCTTGTTCGCAAGATGCACCGTCGCCAGCGGCAACGTGCCGGGCACCTTGCCGTAGCGCGCATCGACGAAGATCGCACCGAACGCCTCCTGCGATTGCAGAAAGCGCACGGCTTTCAGCAGCGCGGCCTTGTCGTGCGACGGCAGATACAGATATTCGCTGCCGCCGTTAGGAGCGATGACGAAGGCGTCCTTTGGCAACGTCTCCGGCACCTTGTATGCGGGTGTCGTATAGGGGCCCGGCTTGCCGCACAGCTTTCCGTCATCGTCGTAACGGGTGGGGCGCACCTGTGTGCCATCGCTGCGTATGCCGGACATCACCGGCGCATAGATGCAACCGAAGCCGTCGTAAGCGGTGAAGCCTGCGCGGGTCATTTCATCCGCCAGGCGAATGGCGCCGGAGGTGGCAAAGCCCCATTCTGGATCGACCCGTCCCACGCGCCCGTCGGCAATCGTCCGCAACGGAAACAGATCGGTGGGGCCGGACACGGTGCTGTGCGCGTGATCGGAGACGATGATGAGATCGGTATCGCCGTCCATGCCCAGGGCCGATAGCTTCGCCTGCAGTTTGCCGAGCAGTTCGTCCTGCGCGCGTAGTGCCAGATGGAAGTTCGGTGAGCCCACGCCGTAGGCGTGTTCCGTGGAGTCGGGGTTGCGCAGCCAGACGAAGCTGATGTCCGGCTTCTCCACCGGCAAGACGTATTCGAGGAACACGTGCATGAGATACGCGTTGCCTGCGGTGGACGCCGTGCCGCTGGCGTCGGACGCGTCCGAGGTGTTGCCGTCCTTCAACGTCGCCAGCGGCAGCGCCGCCGTGGGGGTGCCGTTGTCGGGTTCCAGGTGGAAACGGTCGGCGTCGTACGCATGAACGGTATTGGCCGGCAGCGGGAATCCCGCGCCGATCAGCTTCTTGGCGAACGTGAGCGGCAAAGCCACGTTTTCATCGAGGATGGCGCCGCCCTCGTGGAGGTCCTGCAGGAACGCCGGGCCGGACTTGCCGATGACTGCCGTCTTGAGTCCGGCCTTCCGCGCCCGTTGCAACAGGGTCGGGGCCTGGAGAAGGTCATGATTCCAGTGATCGTCCAGTGCGCGCAGTACCGCATAGTCTTCCGTGTAGATCGGCGCGGCGAAGTCGCTAGGCACACCCTTGGCATCGAAGCCCTTGGCGCCCGGCGCCCAGAACCGATTGCCGAAGAACCCGATCGTGCCCGGGAACGAACCCGTGGCGAGACTGGACGCATTGACCATGGTGAAGGTCGGGTAGGTCGCATGATGATCCGCGAAGAACGTGCCGCGCTTCGCCAGCGCCGCAAGATTTGGCGTGTCGTCCTCGCTGATGGCGTCGGGCCGCATGCCGTCCCATACGAAGACGATGACGCGACGGGCATGCGCGCCCGTGGCGACGGTCAGCATCAGCAGGACGGCCAGGCAGGCTATGCGACGCATCGAGTGCTCCATGAAACGATCAAAGGGAAGGCATGGTGGGCGGAGGATGTTTCAGTTCGGGGACGAAGCGTGCCGTGGATCACGGGCTGCAGAGATCGTCCCCTGATCGTAAGAAAACCTAAACATGCGGACGTCACCCTCGTCGTTTCTTTCGATGAGCTTCCCGCCCATGATCCATGCACGCCGCCGCCTGTTCCTCGCCCTTGCCGCCGCGCTTTGCCTCCCGGCCCATGCCGAGGACGCGCCCCCGCCGAAGGCCCAGGATCTGGAAGCGGTTTCCGTGATCGGCCAGGGCGAAACGCGTCAGGTGCAGCGTATCGTGCCGGAAGACCAGAAAGTGCTGCCGCCCGGCACGAGCCCGCAGAAAATCCTCAACCGACTGCCCGGCGTGTCGGTGCAGTCGAACGACGCCTTCGGCGCGAACGAGGAATCGCAGTCGATCACGCTGCGCGGCTTCAATACCACGCGCCTCGGCTACACGCTGGACGGCCTGCCCTTGGGCGACAACGCCTATGGCAATTACAACGGCCTCAACATCTCGCGCGCCCTGATCGCGGAGAACATGGCGACCGTGGAATTGTCAGAGGGCATCGGCGCCCTCGGCACGGCATCCACCAGCAATCTCGGCGGCGCCATCCAGTATTTTTCGGCCGATCCCGCGGCTACCTTCGGTGGCAAGGTCGCGCAGACCTTCGGCAGCGACCACAACCGGCGCACCTATGCACGCATCGATACGGGCGATTACAAGGGTTTCTCGATGTACCTGTCCGGGGTGCATGCGGATGCCGACATGTGGGCACGTCCCAACTCGCCCACCAATACCAAGCAATTCAACGGTAAGGCGGTCTACGAGTTCGGCGACGGCAATCGGATCACCGGCTTCGCCGATACCTCGCGCACCAGCCAGGCCGATTACGCTTATCTGTCCAAGAGCGGTTTGAAGCGTGGCCTTGGCTGGGACTGGAATCTCTACGCGCCGGACTGGAACCGCGCTCTGGCGGCGGCCTACTGCGCGCCCGCGTATACCAAGGGCGGTGTTAGCGATCCGCGCTGCGGCTTCTCCGGTGGCGTGGACAATATCGACGACGCGTACTACCAGAGCCGGGCGCTGCGCCGCGATGACCTGTATTACCTGGCCGGCGATTTCACCGTCGCCGACGCGACCACGCTGCACACGCAGGTCTATCACCACGAGAACGCAGGGCAGGGGCACTGGTGGTCGCCGGGGCAGAAGTCCTATCCAGGCACGCCTGAGGAGCTGCCGATATCGATCCGCAGCACCAACTACACGATCAATCGCAATGGCGCGATCGCGTCGCTGTCGTGGGAGTGGAGCGGCCACCGCATCGAAGGCGGCGTGTGGTACGAAAAGAATGACCACCACGTGGAACGCAATTTCTATTACATCGACGGTCCGGTCAGCGACTACCGTTATCTTTCCGATCCGGACCGCCGCCTGTTCTCGCAGAACTATACGATCACTACCAAGCAGGCCTATCTGCAGGACAGCTTCAAGGCGCTGGACGATCGCCTCAGCGTGGACATCGGCGTGAAGAGCCCGCACACCACCATGACCGCGCGCGAATTGCCTGGCGTCGAGAGCCCCTATGCGAACGGCACGCTCAAGGCGGAGAAGTCGTTGCTGCCGCAAGCTGGCCTCGCTTACCAGCTCGCACCGGGCCAGGAGCTGTTCCTGTCCTACGCGAAGAACATCGCCGCGTTCCAGGGCGGCGGTGCAGGTGGCCCGCTGTCGGTTTCGCAGAGCGCATTCGACGGTACCCGATCGCGTCTGAAACCCGAGGAATCGCGCAGCATCGACGGCGGGTTCCGCAGCGTCGGCGAAGCGTACGAGGCCTCCGTCGCGGTCTACGACGTGACCTTCAACAATCGCCTGCTCTCGCTCAACCCTTGCCCGAGCATCGAGGTCGGCACGCGGCCGGAATGCAATACCGCCTTCGTCAACGTGGGCTCGGTGAGCAGCCACGGTGCGGAAGTCACCTTCATCTGGAAGCCCGTGCGCGGGTTCCAGTGGTACAACTCGGCGTCGTTCAACCGCTCGACCTACGACGACAACTACGTTGCCAGCGGCAAGGTCGTGCCGGTGAAGGGCAAGGCTACCGTGGACACGCCGAAGCGCATGTTTGCCAGCGAAATCAGCTGGACCTCGGGTCCGTGGTCGGCCAGCCTGCGCGGCAAGTACACGGGGCGTCGTTACTACACCTATACCAACGACCAGTCGGTGGCCGGGGCAACGTCTTTCGACGCGGGCGCGAGCTACGACTTTGGTGCGCTGGGTGGCTTGAAGGGTCTCGTGCTCGCGCTCAACGTCACCAACCTCACCGATCATCGCTACGCCACCAACCTCACCGCGTTCGCCGCCACCGACCCGCAGGGCCGCGCCCTCGCCTTCCACGCCAGCGCACCGCGGCAGACCTTCGTGACCCTGACGGCGGACTTCTGAGCATGCGACATGCCCTATCCTCATGCGCCCTGGCCCTGATTCTGGGAGCACTGCCCATGTCCACGCCCGCCTCGCCCGCCAAACCGATCGCTGCCAAAGTCCTGGTGATCGGCCATCGTGGCGCCAGCGCGCTGCGCCCGGAACACACGCTGGCCTCGTATGCGGTGGCGATCGCCGATGGCGCGGACTTCGTGGAACCTGACCTGGTTTCCACGAAAGATGGCGTGCTGGTGATTCGCCACGAGAACGAAATCAGCGGCACCACCGACGTCGCCGCCCACCCTGAATTCGCGGCGCGTCGTACCACGAAGACGGTGGATGGCATCACCCTCACCGGGTGGTTCACGGAAGACTTCACACTCGCCGAGCTGAAGACGCTGCGCGCACGGGAGCGTCTGGCCGACGTGCGCAAGGCGAACACGGCGTACGACGGTCAATTCAGCGTGCCCACCTTCGACGAGATGATCGAGTTCGTCGCCGCCGAGGCCTCGGCGCGGCATCGGGTGATCGGCATCATTCCCGAGATCAAGCACGGTACGTATTTCCGCGGCATTGGCCTGCCGATGGAAGATTCGGTGCTGGCAACGCTCGCGGAGCATGCGTATACGCGCACGGCGCCGGTGGAGATCCAGTCCTTCGAAGTGGGCAACCTGAAATACCTGCACGACAAGCTGGGCAAGAATCATCCGAATGTGCGGCTACTTCAGTTGATGGACGATCCGGAGCAGCACCCGGCGGACGACTCGTCCGTCACGTATCGCCAGATGATGACGCCGGCAGGTCTCAAGGCCATCGCCGCTTACGCTGACGCGATCGGGCCCTCCACGCGCAGCATCATCCCGCTGGGCAAGGACGGCCGGTTGGCGCCCGTGACGCCCCTGGTCCATGACGCGCACGCAGTCGGGCTGGAGGTCCATCCGTATACCTTCCGCCCCGAAAACCGCTTCCTCGCTGCGGACTTTCGTAACGCGAGCGGCGACGACGCGCGGAACGAGGCCGGTTCCGTGGCTGAAATCCGTGCGTATCTCGCCACGGGTATCGATGCGTTCTTCACCGACGATCCGGCGCTCGGACGCCAGGCGCTGGACGGTGGCCTACACGCTCGCTAGGGCGTGACGGGTCCGCGGTGTCGGCCGGTGACGGACGACACCGCCAGTCCTGCCCGCTATGATCCCGGCTCAGCCAGCCCCAGGGATCGCCCATGTCGTTAGCCAAGTTCCTCCGCCACAAGTCCGTGGAGCAGTTGCAGGCCGAGGTCGGCCAGCGCAAGGACTTCCGGCGGGTCCTGGGCCTCTGGCAGCTCACGGCCATCGGTATCGGCGGCATCATCGGGGTGGGCATCTTCGTGCTCGCGGGCCAGCAGGCGGCACTCAATGCCGGCCCTGCCGTGGCACTCAGCTTCATCATCGCTGGCTTCGGCAGCGCCTGCGCCGCGCTTTGCTACGCGGAATTCGCGGGGCTGATTCCAGTGACCGGTAGCGCCTATACCTACGGTTATGCAGTGCTCGGCGAGGGCGCGGCGTGGATCATCGGCTGGGATCTGCTGCTGGAATACGCACTGGTCGTGGCGGTGGTCGCGATCGGTTGGTCGGGATACGTGCAGGTGCTGCTCGCCAGTGCTGGCGTGCATCTGCCGGAGTGGGCGCAGAAGAGCATGAGCGCCGACACCATGAAGTACTACTGGCAGCACGCGCTCGGTTCGCTGGGCATCGGCTTCGCCAACCCG includes:
- a CDS encoding alkaline phosphatase family protein, which gives rise to MRRIACLAVLLMLTVATGAHARRVIVFVWDGMRPDAISEDDTPNLAALAKRGTFFADHHATYPTFTMVNASSLATGSFPGTIGFFGNRFWAPGAKGFDAKGVPSDFAAPIYTEDYAVLRALDDHWNHDLLQAPTLLQRARKAGLKTAVIGKSGPAFLQDLHEGGAILDENVALPLTFAKKLIGAGFPLPANTVHAYDADRFHLEPDNGTPTAALPLATLKDGNTSDASDASGTASTAGNAYLMHVFLEYVLPVEKPDISFVWLRNPDSTEHAYGVGSPNFHLALRAQDELLGKLQAKLSALGMDGDTDLIIVSDHAHSTVSGPTDLFPLRTIADGRVGRVDPEWGFATSGAIRLADEMTRAGFTAYDGFGCIYAPVMSGIRSDGTQVRPTRYDDDGKLCGKPGPYTTPAYKVPETLPKDAFVIAPNGGSEYLYLPSHDKAALLKAVRFLQSQEAFGAIFVDARYGKVPGTLPLATVHLANKRAPDIVASYDFDANAVVQGFKGTVYTSMSNERGMHGSFSPIDVHNTLIASGPDFRQAWRNELPSGNVDLAPTLAAILKLDLHEADGRVLREALSGHDDRGLTVKPVDVTTDAATDLTLRRVDGSPMTGSTYRFVLKTKRLEDGSRSYTYFDEAKAERE
- a CDS encoding TonB-dependent receptor — encoded protein: MIHARRRLFLALAAALCLPAHAEDAPPPKAQDLEAVSVIGQGETRQVQRIVPEDQKVLPPGTSPQKILNRLPGVSVQSNDAFGANEESQSITLRGFNTTRLGYTLDGLPLGDNAYGNYNGLNISRALIAENMATVELSEGIGALGTASTSNLGGAIQYFSADPAATFGGKVAQTFGSDHNRRTYARIDTGDYKGFSMYLSGVHADADMWARPNSPTNTKQFNGKAVYEFGDGNRITGFADTSRTSQADYAYLSKSGLKRGLGWDWNLYAPDWNRALAAAYCAPAYTKGGVSDPRCGFSGGVDNIDDAYYQSRALRRDDLYYLAGDFTVADATTLHTQVYHHENAGQGHWWSPGQKSYPGTPEELPISIRSTNYTINRNGAIASLSWEWSGHRIEGGVWYEKNDHHVERNFYYIDGPVSDYRYLSDPDRRLFSQNYTITTKQAYLQDSFKALDDRLSVDIGVKSPHTTMTARELPGVESPYANGTLKAEKSLLPQAGLAYQLAPGQELFLSYAKNIAAFQGGGAGGPLSVSQSAFDGTRSRLKPEESRSIDGGFRSVGEAYEASVAVYDVTFNNRLLSLNPCPSIEVGTRPECNTAFVNVGSVSSHGAEVTFIWKPVRGFQWYNSASFNRSTYDDNYVASGKVVPVKGKATVDTPKRMFASEISWTSGPWSASLRGKYTGRRYYTYTNDQSVAGATSFDAGASYDFGALGGLKGLVLALNVTNLTDHRYATNLTAFAATDPQGRALAFHASAPRQTFVTLTADF
- a CDS encoding glycerophosphodiester phosphodiesterase, which translates into the protein MSTPASPAKPIAAKVLVIGHRGASALRPEHTLASYAVAIADGADFVEPDLVSTKDGVLVIRHENEISGTTDVAAHPEFAARRTTKTVDGITLTGWFTEDFTLAELKTLRARERLADVRKANTAYDGQFSVPTFDEMIEFVAAEASARHRVIGIIPEIKHGTYFRGIGLPMEDSVLATLAEHAYTRTAPVEIQSFEVGNLKYLHDKLGKNHPNVRLLQLMDDPEQHPADDSSVTYRQMMTPAGLKAIAAYADAIGPSTRSIIPLGKDGRLAPVTPLVHDAHAVGLEVHPYTFRPENRFLAADFRNASGDDARNEAGSVAEIRAYLATGIDAFFTDDPALGRQALDGGLHAR